The nucleotide sequence GCCTTCGGCCGGCGGCTTCTGGATGAAGAACACCCTCATCCCCCTCTCCATCGCCTTCTTCAACCGGGAGGGGGTGATCCTCCGCATCCTGGACATGGAGCCCTGCCGGGCCGATCCCTGCCCCGTCTACTACCCCGGCGTGGTCTACCAGGGGGCCCTCGAGGTCAACCAGGGCTGGTTCCGCCGCCGGAGCCTTAAGGAGGGGGCCCGGGTGGGGGGCGAGGCCCTGAGGCTTTGGCCGAAGCCGTGGAACGGAACCCCCTCTTCCCCCTGACCGCCTTTGGCCTCCTCATCCTGCTCGCCGTCTTCGGCTTCCTGGGCTACCTCCTGGCCGAACGGCGCCTGCCGAGCCCACCCCCCTTCACGGGCCTCCTGGTGGAAACCCGGGAAGGCCCCCGCCTCCTCAAGGGCCGCCTGGCCCGTACCCCCGAGGCCTGGGCCCGGGGCCTGGGGGTGAGGCAGGAGCCCCTGGAGGCCCTCCTTTACCTCTTTCCCGAGGCCACGGACGCCCCCTTCAGCGCCCGGGGGTACCGCTTCCCCGTGGCGGTGGCCTTTCTGGACGGGGAGGGCCGGGTGCTCAAGGTGGCCCACCTCAGGCCGGGGGAGGCCGTGGCCCCCGGCACCGCCTACCGGGGGGTGCTGGAGGTGCGGGAAGGCCTCCTCCCCCTCCGGCCCGGGGACCGGGTGCTCCTCAGCGAGCCGGCTGCCCCTGGGCAAGGCCCCTGAGGTCCAAGGGTGCTGAGGAGGTCGGCGGCGTTGTACTTCCCGCACCTTGGACACGATGAGGGCCCGGCCCCACCTCCCGGGGCAGCCTGGGGGCCTCGTCCGGGAGGATGCGGTACTGCGCCGATCTCCAGCCCCTCCTTGGAGCGGGCGCGGATGGAGGTGCCCGCCCGGCGCTTCCCCTCCTGGGGGGCCGAGAGGGCGGCCTCCTTGACCCGGGCATCGTAGGGGACCGCCTGCTGCAGGCTAGGCGGCACGAGGTGGACGCCCTCGCGCAAGGGGCGCTCCTGCCCCGTGGAAGACCACCCCCACGTGGCACCACCACGAAGCCGTTGGCCAAAGGGAGGAAAGCGGCCCCCAGGCGCCGCCTTGGGGGGCGGCGAGAGGTGAGCCCCGCCAGGTTCAGCGGGGCCCGCGCCTACTCCTTGGCGTCGGCCTCCCCGCCCTCGGACTTGGTCCCGGAGTCCTTCTTGGCGTAGTCCTTCACGTGCCAGCCCGAGCCCTTGAAGATGATGGCCGGGGGGGTGATGACCCGCTTCAAGGGCTCCCCCGTCTCGGGGTGGGCCTCGAGGGGATCCTCGTGGAAGCCTTGCTCAAACTCGTAGTAGTTTCCGGTGTGCAGCCCCTTGTACACGTACACCGGCATAGCCTTCCCTCCCGGGAAGCAGTTTGACACTTTAGTACCTTGAGTGTCAAGACCGGGGGATGGTAGCCTCCTCTCGTGGACAAGCTGGCCCTGAGGCGCTTCGCCCGCCAGGTCTGGCGCGGCCTGGACCGGGAGGCCCTGGGGCGAGGGGTGGTGGAGGCCCTCCTCCCTTGGCTCAGGGAGAGGGGGTTCCAGGACATCCTCCTCTACCACCCCCTGCCCCTGGAGCTGGACCTCACCCCCCTCCTGGAGCGCTACCCCGCCCGTTACTACCTGCCCAAGGTGGTGGGGGAAGGTCTGGGCGTCCACCCCTTCGGCCCCCTGGTCCCGGGGCCCTTCGGCCTCCTGGAGCCCGCCACCCCGGCGGTGGAGCCTAAGGTCCTGGACCTCGTCCTGGTGCCGGGCCTGGCCTTTGACCTGGAGGGTTTCCGCCTGGGCCGGGGCCGGGGCTTCTACGACCGCTTCCTGGCCTCGGTGGCCGCAGAGACGGTAGGGGTGGCCCCAGAGGCCCTCCTCCTTCCCCGCCTGCCCCGCGACCCCTGGGACGTGCCCGTGGCCTACCTCGCCACGGAGCGGGGGGTGCGGCGGGCGGGCTGAGGGCGCCTTGGGTGGTACACTCGGCCCATGCGGGGCGCCCTCTTGGACCGGGACGGGGTCCTCCTCCTCCTAGACGAGGAGGCCCTGTACAAGAAGGCCCTGGAGCTCGCCGCCCAAGGGGCGGGCCTGGAGCGGAGCCTGGCCGTCCTGGCGCGCGCGGTCCGGGTCCTGAACGAGGCGGTGGGCGGGCTTAAAGTCCGCACCCTGGAGGAGGAGGAGGCCCTGTGGCGGTCCTTGGCCCTCGAGGCCGCCCGGGAGCTTCGCGTGCCGGAGGAGCGCCTCCTCCCCTGGCGCTACTACCGCTTCATGAAGCCGGCCCCGGGGGCGGAGGCCCTGCTTATGGGGCTAAAGGCCATGGGCCTCCGCATCGGGGTGCTTTCCAACACCCTGCCGAGCCTCCGGGAAAGCCTGGCCCACCACGGGCTGGACGGGTACGTGGACGGCTTCTTCGCCTCCTGCGCCCTGGGGGTGGCCAAGCCCGACCCCCGGGCCTTCCTCCTGGCCCTGGAGGGCCTGGGCCTAAAGCCCGAGGAAACCCTCTACCTGGACGACGACCCGGAGAACGTGGAGGCCGCCCGGAGGCTGGGCCTCCGGGCAGAGGTCTACGCGGTCAGAGCACCGGGAGCTCGGCCGCAGTGACCACCTCGAGGGCAGGGCTCCCCTGCCGGAAGGCGGCGATCCGGCCCACCACGTGCCCCCCGGCCCGGAGCACCATCCGCCCCATGGCCTTCATGGTCTCCCCGCTGGAGACCACATCGGAAACCAGGGTCACCTTCTGGTTCAGGAGCTTCTCGGCAAAGCGCCGGTCCAGCCACAGCACCTCCCCCACCCCGAGGGTCAGGGTCTCCACCTCCTGGATGATGGGGTCCTCCATGTAGGGCCGGCGGCGCCTCCTGGCCACCACGTACGGCAGGCCCATCTCCTCCGCCAGCACGTGGGTGAGGGGGATGGGGCTGGTCTCCGTGGTGAAGAGAACCTCGGTTTCGCGCGGCACCAGGGGCTTTAGGGCCTGGGCCGCGGCCCGCACCAGCTCCGGATCGCCCAAAAACTCCACTAGGGGGATACGCCGCCCGGGCAGGGGCTCAATGAGGGGGACGTGCCGGGTGACGCCGCCGATGCTGATGGGATAGGTTTCCACAAACGCCCTCCTACTCGGGTTTAAACAGGGGAAGATGGCCCAAGGCGATCACGTCCTGACGGGGCGTGCCCTCGGTGAAGACGGTGAGGACCGCCACCACCTGGCCGCCCACGCTCTCTATGAGCTCCCTGAGGCCCGCCAGGGTGGAGCCCGTGGAGACCACATCGTCCACGATGGCCACCTTCTTCCC is from Thermus islandicus DSM 21543 and encodes:
- a CDS encoding DUF192 domain-containing protein; protein product: MRLWLWGVLGLLPLALALTFPKSTLYVEGNGRRYPLKVEVADTPERQAQGLMFRKGLAEDEGMVFLFPEPSAGGFWMKNTLIPLSIAFFNREGVILRILDMEPCRADPCPVYYPGVVYQGALEVNQGWFRRRSLKEGARVGGEALRLWPKPWNGTPSSP
- a CDS encoding DUF192 domain-containing protein, encoding MERNPLFPLTAFGLLILLAVFGFLGYLLAERRLPSPPPFTGLLVETREGPRLLKGRLARTPEAWARGLGVRQEPLEALLYLFPEATDAPFSARGYRFPVAVAFLDGEGRVLKVAHLRPGEAVAPGTAYRGVLEVREGLLPLRPGDRVLLSEPAAPGQGP
- a CDS encoding FmdB family zinc ribbon protein, producing MPVYVYKGLHTGNYYEFEQGFHEDPLEAHPETGEPLKRVITPPAIIFKGSGWHVKDYAKKDSGTKSEGGEADAKE
- a CDS encoding 5-formyltetrahydrofolate cyclo-ligase, with protein sequence MDKLALRRFARQVWRGLDREALGRGVVEALLPWLRERGFQDILLYHPLPLELDLTPLLERYPARYYLPKVVGEGLGVHPFGPLVPGPFGLLEPATPAVEPKVLDLVLVPGLAFDLEGFRLGRGRGFYDRFLASVAAETVGVAPEALLLPRLPRDPWDVPVAYLATERGVRRAG
- a CDS encoding HAD family hydrolase; this translates as MRGALLDRDGVLLLLDEEALYKKALELAAQGAGLERSLAVLARAVRVLNEAVGGLKVRTLEEEEALWRSLALEAARELRVPEERLLPWRYYRFMKPAPGAEALLMGLKAMGLRIGVLSNTLPSLRESLAHHGLDGYVDGFFASCALGVAKPDPRAFLLALEGLGLKPEETLYLDDDPENVEAARRLGLRAEVYAVRAPGARPQ
- a CDS encoding adenine phosphoribosyltransferase — translated: METYPISIGGVTRHVPLIEPLPGRRIPLVEFLGDPELVRAAAQALKPLVPRETEVLFTTETSPIPLTHVLAEEMGLPYVVARRRRRPYMEDPIIQEVETLTLGVGEVLWLDRRFAEKLLNQKVTLVSDVVSSGETMKAMGRMVLRAGGHVVGRIAAFRQGSPALEVVTAAELPVL